In a single window of the candidate division KSB1 bacterium genome:
- a CDS encoding threonine/serine dehydratase: MLNLERKQFQEISSPDVSEIRNARKRLGNLIRKTPVWHMQSDVVANYLGKDSQVFLKLELFQFSGSFKPRGALTNMFSLSKEELARGVTGVSAGNHAIALGYAASVLGTTAKVVMPKSANPARVQRCKSMGTEVILVDDVHKAFDRVHEIESKEGRIFVHPFEGPLTALGTATLGLEFCEQVEKLDAVLIPIGGGGLCAGVSAAVKQLQPDCAVFGIEPEGANTMHLSFASGKPESLDKVRTIADSLGAPHTAPYSLSLCQKYVDELILVNDDEICSAMFLLFQEMKLAVEPAGAAAMAALLGPLRQRLAGKRIGLIICGTNIDLESYYQHAKTGSIGHN, encoded by the coding sequence ATGTTAAACTTAGAACGCAAACAATTTCAAGAAATTTCTAGTCCGGATGTCTCGGAAATTCGCAATGCCCGGAAGCGATTGGGAAATCTGATCCGAAAAACACCCGTTTGGCATATGCAGTCGGATGTTGTAGCTAATTATTTGGGAAAAGATTCCCAAGTATTTCTTAAATTGGAGCTTTTCCAATTTAGCGGTAGTTTTAAACCCAGGGGTGCTTTGACCAATATGTTTTCTCTTTCGAAAGAGGAGTTGGCACGCGGCGTAACCGGCGTTAGTGCGGGGAACCATGCCATTGCCTTAGGGTATGCGGCCAGTGTGCTTGGTACAACCGCAAAAGTTGTGATGCCAAAATCAGCAAATCCTGCCAGGGTGCAGCGATGTAAATCCATGGGAACAGAAGTGATATTGGTTGACGATGTTCACAAAGCATTTGATCGAGTCCATGAAATCGAATCAAAAGAAGGGAGAATTTTTGTTCATCCATTTGAAGGCCCATTAACTGCTTTAGGAACCGCGACTTTAGGCCTTGAGTTTTGTGAACAAGTTGAAAAACTGGATGCTGTTTTAATACCCATTGGAGGTGGCGGGCTTTGTGCAGGGGTATCGGCTGCAGTTAAACAACTTCAGCCGGATTGCGCTGTCTTTGGTATTGAACCTGAAGGCGCGAATACAATGCATCTTAGCTTTGCATCGGGAAAACCGGAGTCACTAGATAAAGTTCGCACTATTGCCGATAGCCTTGGCGCCCCACATACCGCCCCATATAGCTTGTCTCTATGCCAAAAATATGTAGATGAACTTATTTTGGTTAACGATGATGAGATATGCAGCGCTATGTTTTTACTTTTCCAGGAGATGAAACTTGCTGTTGAACCGGCAGGTGCTGCTGCAATGGCTGCTTTACTGGGTCCATTACGGCAACGTTTGGCTGGTAAGCGAATTGGTTTGATCATATGTGGTACTAATATAGATTTGGAAAGTTATTATCAACATGCGAAAACAGGCAGTATTGGGCACAATTAA
- a CDS encoding cold-shock protein, producing MADRETGTVKWFNEKKGFGFIVREQGEDVFVHYTSIKTDGFRTLQEGQKVEFAIGQGEKGPQALDVVAL from the coding sequence ATGGCAGATCGCGAAACCGGAACTGTTAAATGGTTCAATGAAAAAAAAGGATTTGGGTTCATTGTCCGTGAACAGGGAGAAGATGTATTTGTTCATTATACATCAATCAAAACCGATGGATTTCGAACACTTCAGGAGGGCCAAAAAGTTGAATTTGCTATCGGTCAAGGAGAGAAAGGCCCCCAAGCCCTTGATGTGGTTGCCTTGTAA
- a CDS encoding DUF3179 domain-containing protein, which yields MAAVYSREIDDKVLTLSASGWTYKNTFVLFDYETESMWYHLSGTDGLTSIAGVYKDRKLEELISVKTRWKDWVASHPDTKILDY from the coding sequence TTGGCTGCCGTGTACAGCCGTGAAATAGATGATAAAGTCTTAACATTAAGTGCCAGCGGTTGGACATACAAAAATACTTTTGTACTTTTCGACTACGAGACCGAAAGTATGTGGTATCATCTTTCCGGGACCGACGGGCTAACCAGTATTGCTGGTGTTTATAAAGACAGAAAATTGGAGGAATTGATTTCTGTAAAAACAAGATGGAAGGATTGGGTGGCCAGTCATCCGGATACAAAAATTTTGGATTATTAA
- a CDS encoding DUF3179 domain-containing protein: MFTYSKTIMKYVSVLFLTISCSSDVSGPDGAKVEMKDGRYLIVDNTGKKWDVTHAKEKYGMEPAEFQFGLGPFAIKPILNPKMLSPGDTGYPFDNETFLVLATEINNDPRAYSIGVLSIHEIANEIFADAHVAVAY, encoded by the coding sequence ATGTTTACCTATTCAAAAACAATTATGAAATATGTATCTGTATTATTCTTAACGATCAGTTGCAGTAGTGATGTTTCCGGACCGGATGGAGCAAAAGTTGAAATGAAGGATGGAAGGTATTTAATCGTTGATAACACTGGCAAAAAGTGGGATGTAACTCATGCCAAAGAAAAATACGGTATGGAACCTGCAGAATTTCAATTCGGATTAGGACCATTTGCTATCAAACCTATTTTAAATCCAAAAATGCTTTCTCCAGGGGATACCGGTTATCCCTTTGATAATGAAACCTTTTTGGTTCTGGCAACCGAAATTAACAATGATCCTCGTGCATACTCTATCGGAGTATTGAGCATTCATGAAATTGCTAATGAAATATTTGCAGATGCACATGTCGCTGTAGCTTACTGA